The following proteins are co-located in the Rhodococcus opacus B4 genome:
- a CDS encoding MFS transporter: MLVFLGVVSTAVGSLGAPLLVTIADVDDVSLAASQWTLTISLLVGAVASPVLGRLADGPHRRPVILSATAVVCIGCVLSALPFGFGWLMIGRAMQGVGLGLVPLAITAARDALPAHRVGSGIALLGVTTAAGLGVGYPIAGFVTEYLGLAAAFWFGAAVSGVAFLLAVWLLPSSAARPRHRVDVTGAVLLGTWVTALLLVCSQGPDWGWMSPRLLGMLAAALVVLAGWTLWELRATHLLVDLRLLRHRSVLAADITVVLVGLGIYPLLSLVVRYVQAPTDSGYGFGASTLVAGMMLVPYSIASFAASKVIRRLLRRMSLETVVAVNCLVLIAAMVLFLTTRANLIMLLVTMTLAGFGVGCIFAVHPTQIVRGVPAEETGSATSFYQVLRYIGYSAGSALSATLLIGTVPAGEDTPTDTGYDAAAWFGIAALVVALAAATILSRGTSPAATDPRATLTDSERGAVAVKP, from the coding sequence ATGCTGGTCTTCCTCGGCGTGGTCTCCACCGCGGTCGGCAGCCTCGGCGCCCCACTGCTGGTGACCATCGCCGACGTCGACGACGTCTCGCTGGCTGCGTCACAGTGGACGTTGACCATCTCACTGCTGGTCGGCGCCGTCGCCTCACCGGTGTTGGGCCGACTGGCCGACGGACCTCACCGCCGGCCGGTCATCCTGTCCGCCACCGCTGTGGTGTGCATCGGATGTGTGCTGTCAGCCCTGCCCTTCGGCTTCGGGTGGCTGATGATCGGACGCGCCATGCAGGGCGTCGGCCTCGGACTGGTGCCGCTGGCGATCACCGCGGCACGCGACGCCCTCCCCGCACACAGAGTCGGGTCCGGAATCGCCCTGCTCGGCGTGACCACCGCCGCCGGACTGGGTGTCGGTTACCCGATCGCCGGATTCGTCACCGAATACCTCGGACTGGCGGCAGCATTCTGGTTCGGAGCAGCCGTCAGCGGCGTGGCGTTCCTGCTGGCCGTGTGGCTCCTCCCCTCGAGCGCTGCGCGTCCCCGCCACCGCGTCGACGTCACCGGCGCGGTCCTGCTCGGCACGTGGGTCACCGCCCTACTGTTGGTGTGCTCCCAGGGACCCGATTGGGGATGGATGTCTCCACGCCTGCTCGGCATGCTCGCCGCGGCACTCGTCGTCCTCGCCGGCTGGACCCTGTGGGAGCTACGGGCAACCCACCTCCTCGTAGACCTGCGTCTGCTGCGTCACCGCTCCGTCCTGGCCGCCGACATCACCGTCGTCCTCGTCGGCCTCGGCATCTACCCGTTGCTGTCACTGGTGGTGCGCTACGTCCAGGCCCCTACCGACAGCGGATACGGATTCGGCGCCTCCACCCTCGTCGCCGGGATGATGCTGGTGCCGTATTCGATCGCCAGCTTCGCCGCGAGCAAAGTCATCCGCCGCCTCCTGCGGCGGATGTCGCTCGAAACCGTCGTCGCAGTCAATTGCCTGGTCCTCATCGCCGCCATGGTGCTGTTCCTCACCACACGCGCAAACCTGATCATGCTGCTCGTGACGATGACACTGGCCGGTTTCGGTGTCGGCTGCATCTTCGCCGTCCACCCCACGCAGATTGTGCGGGGTGTGCCCGCCGAGGAAACCGGCAGCGCCACAAGCTTCTACCAAGTCCTCCGCTACATCGGCTACTCCGCCGGCAGCGCCCTCAGCGCCACCCTGCTGATCGGGACCGTCCCCGCCGGTGAGGACACGCCCACCGACACCGGCTACGACGCCGCCGCCTGGTTCGGGATCGCAGCCCTCGTTGTCGCACTCGCCGCTGCCACGATACTGAGCAGAGGCACAAGCCCGGCCGCAACCGATCCGCGCGCGACTCTCACCGACAGCGAGCGTGGAGCTGTCGCCGTCAAACCCTAA
- a CDS encoding SDR family NAD(P)-dependent oxidoreductase has product MARTALVTGGTGGLGSSVTTHLLMAGWRVVVPWINRDELGRLPEHPNLQLVRTDLADEDDLENVVAIAGDDADRPLFGVVNLVGGFTSGTRVHETPVATLDAQLNLNVRTAYTVTQSALPHLIRGGGGSVICMSAAATRRPFPGAASYIASKAAVVALVETLALEYIDDHIRVNALLPFVIDTPGNRSAMPDSDRKGWSKPTEIAKVVDFLLSDNGSAITGGSIPVTSVD; this is encoded by the coding sequence ATGGCACGCACAGCTCTGGTGACCGGGGGAACCGGTGGCCTCGGGTCGTCGGTCACCACTCACCTCCTGATGGCCGGATGGCGGGTGGTGGTCCCGTGGATCAACCGTGACGAACTCGGCCGCCTTCCCGAGCATCCCAATCTGCAGTTGGTGCGCACCGATCTCGCCGACGAGGACGACCTCGAGAACGTCGTCGCCATCGCCGGTGACGACGCGGATCGGCCCCTTTTCGGCGTCGTCAACCTCGTCGGGGGTTTCACTTCGGGGACGCGGGTGCACGAAACGCCGGTGGCGACACTCGACGCACAGCTGAACCTCAATGTCCGGACCGCGTACACGGTGACCCAGTCCGCGCTCCCACACTTGATTCGGGGGGGTGGAGGTTCCGTGATCTGCATGTCCGCCGCCGCGACACGTCGACCGTTTCCCGGTGCGGCGTCGTACATCGCGTCGAAGGCTGCCGTGGTGGCACTTGTCGAGACTCTTGCACTCGAGTACATCGACGACCACATCCGAGTCAACGCGCTGTTGCCGTTCGTCATAGACACTCCAGGAAACCGTTCCGCCATGCCCGACTCGGACCGTAAGGGGTGGTCGAAGCCGACGGAGATTGCGAAGGTCGTCGACTTCCTGTTGTCGGACAACGGTTCCGCGATCACCGGAGGTTCGATACCGGTCACAAGCGTCGACTAG